One genomic region from Augochlora pura isolate Apur16 chromosome 7, APUR_v2.2.1, whole genome shotgun sequence encodes:
- the LOC144473746 gene encoding LOW QUALITY PROTEIN: zinc transporter Slc39a7-like (The sequence of the model RefSeq protein was modified relative to this genomic sequence to represent the inferred CDS: deleted 4 bases in 2 codons), giving the protein MFTIKVNQRSCANKWISKIVFTTFLLLILLDLPALCQAHSHSELPSFKYSKEANLKHEYSTHDHQETQHQHGHGLHAHDHQHKPMLSDNSENFVFRKAITSTLIISTAPFFILFLIPLDNTKEHEPLLKILLSFASGGLLGDAFLHLIPNALVPHSHDEDEHDHVHNMSVDLCILLGIIMFLVVEKVIRLIKTDHSHVHVHSIPEKGKRDDSNSKKNAVTVDAASEKCENIPENEIKIAGCLNLVADFLHNFTDGLAIGASYLAGSSIGFITTFTILIHEIPHEIGDFAILIQSGYSKRKAMMLQLSTAVGALLRTCVSLLAEGMGDLATTWILPFTAGGFIYIATLSVIPELLTDTKFTQSVKDIIALLLGICIMVYIAEYE; this is encoded by the exons ATGTTTACGATAAAGGTTAATCAACGAAGTTGTGCAAATAAAtggatttcaaaaattgtgtTTACAACATTTCTATTGCTGATACTTCTAGACTTACCTGCTCTCTGCCAAGCTCACAGTCATAGTGAATTACcaagttttaaatattccaaagAAGCTAATTTAAAACATGAATATTCCACACATGATCATCAAGAAACTCAGCATCAACATGGGCATGGACTTCATGCACATGACCATCAACATAAACCAATGTTATCTGACAACTCagagaattttgtatttcggAAAGCAATTACATCCaccttaattatttcaacagctccattttttattttatttttgattccATTGGACAACACGAAAGAGCACGAGCCActgctaaaaatattattaagttttGCTTCTGGTGGACTATTAGGAGATGCATTTCTGCACTTAATACCT AATGCTTTGGTACCTCACAGCCATGATGAGGATGAACATGATCATGTTCATAAT ATGTCTGttgatttatgtatattattaggGATTATTATGTTCCTAGTTGTGGAGAAGGTAATAAGACTAATAAAAACGGATCATAGTCACGTACATGTACATAGCATTccagaaaaaggaaagagagatgATAGCAACTCAAAGAAAAATGCAGTTACAGTTGATGCAGCTTCtgagaaatgtgaaaatattcctgagaatgaaataaaaattgctggaTGTTTAAACCTAGTAGCAGACTTTTTACACAACTTTACAGACGGTCTTGCTATAGGAGCCAGTTATTTAGCCGGTAGTAGTATTGGCTTTATTACcactttcacaattttaatacatgaAATACCTCATGAAATAGGAgattttgctattttaatacaaaGTGGTTACAGTAAAAGAAAA GCTATGATGCTTCAGCTTAGCACTGCAGTAGGTGCTTTATTAAGAACCTGTGTATCATTGCTTGCAGAAGGCATGG GCGATCTTGCAACTACGTGGATTCTTCCATTCACAGCAGgtggatttatttatattgcaacACTATCTGTAATTCCAGAACTTTTGACTGATACTAAATTTACACAATCTGTAAAAGACATCATTGCGCTTCTCTTAGGTATATGTATTATGGTATATATAGCAGAATATGAGTAA